The following DNA comes from Maylandia zebra isolate NMK-2024a linkage group LG6, Mzebra_GT3a, whole genome shotgun sequence.
CTCCTCTGtcttcattattccatccacATTGTGCAGGGTACCAGTACCACTGGCAGCAACAGCCCTAGAGCGTGATGCTACTGCCGCCATGCCTGACAGTTGCTACGGTGTTCTTAGGTTTCCCTCAACTTGACTCCTCCAAACATGAGTCTTGTTAATATAGCCAAAGAGCTCAATCTTCATCATGTCCGGGCACAAGACCTTTCTCAAGAAGCCTTCGGCTTGTCCAAATGGGAAGCTGCAAAATTGAGTGGAGCTTTCTGTGGAGAGGGTGAAGCCCCTCCACAGCAAAGACAGACACTGGTGTTCTAGCAGTTTCCAGGTCATGAGGCTTGAGCCCTGCTGGTTTCTGGACTGTTTCCTCTCGTTTGTGGGAGACAGATTGGTCTTCTTGTAGATGTAGACTGtgactagagcagggcgatatgaccaaaaatatttatcacgatatacatttgaaaatttgcgataacgatataactgacgatataattgagacgagacaaaatactttacaactcctcaactttattagtgcaaaaaccatcaatgtattttcacttaaacaagcagctgttttttatctgcattaaagttgtataaaaatgtaacagtgcaaactcctcgctgacagtttaaccaaaaggtatttccagtggaaactggccgacacatcctcagcacaaccatgtataacatccacaaaacttaaaaacagttatacacacacaatacggtaacattATGCTGAAGCACagcacgtatcactccgcgaggctccgcctacgatagccgtaacgctcccacaatccatcaagcggtgcggcttcgtagctcagcaaagtcgtactgaaacatttgacagattttcgagcgccgtgcacataaaatggtttcgaggtcagtaaacacaaccagagttcatacataaggcacacgggattataaggggctctgtcgactttcagaaaaatcaaaggattgattttaagtgtgccgtattttccaaacaacacggtaataacgacggcccgctagcatgcgctaccaaaaatagtgctttgttgtgtatctgacggacgaaagctaaaccagttccacaccagtgaagctgcagcatttttacaaaccagttcaggttcatggtttcattcaacgatccactttcgctcttctcattctgcgtcgccgccatgctttttccgccatgtgcgtatgaaaacaaaggcactgcgcatgcgcgttttacccatattctatcgccatgtttcattttcctatcgttgcccaacattgcaccggtattaccgtgaacggtacgatatagcccagccctagtgGTGACATATCTGAGTAACTTGTACTTGGGCACAACTGTTTGTACTGATGGTCTGGCCTCATGCAATCCTGTGTTTCACATCTATGAGAACAATGTGTCCAAATTGGAATTAGAAACAAGTGTTCATGCCTTTGTTTCCTCACAGTCTGACTGGTGTACATCACTGTAAATGACTTATTTGGCAGATGTGGTGCTTTATTTGCAGTTGCTGTTTTGACAGAAGAGATACAGCACCTGTGCAAGTATCAGAACAGGGCTTTAAAATCTGTTCAGAGCTAAAATGAAAATCATCTTAGTGTTCTCTCTGCTCATctcacagttttgtttgtttctgaaatCAGCTGAGTAACAAAGGTGTAAACAACAACCAGTCAAATGGGAAAAGCTGTGTTAGCAAATCGTGTCAGAGCTGTAGAGGCTGTGCGAGTGGAGCAGAGACGGCAGAGTAACAAAGGCCATGTTTGTGTTCTCAGAGAGAGGTGGAGATCCTCATGTTCCTCAGTGCCATCGTGATGATGAAGAACCGCCGGGCGAGTGAGTAAATGTCTTTTTCATAGTGTGGATGAGTTGTGTGCTATCCAGCGCTCTGTGATGTTCTCTGTCAGGAGGCTTTTAAATTGGCTGTTCAGTGAATTCCTCAAGATTCAGCCCATTACAGAGCTCTGTTTCACATTTAGTAGTGAATTTGAAAGATGTTGCATCACCGCGTTCAtcagggctgtgcgatatgaccacaATCTCATATCCCATCgccccgataacgatataaatcacaaacatttaacattttctgtaagttctgtgaatctcgggcagcttgACTTgcaggaagtgtttccagctgggcgtcctgtagctggagtcgagtgttttaatcgatgcatgaaacgatacatttttagtcataagttgtaacggcgccattttctttgtatttattacacggcgtgctgcggggaaaagcctagggctgttcgatgtaacgatatatatcggatgacgatataaaaacatctgtcgtttcattttacgctgtcatttgtttcatgctgttgcaaaataaactgtttacagcaatatttgttCATGGTTCTGATGTCCCTGTAGTTATTATTCATTTCTtcaagttctctctttctcttatatttaatataaccacactacggacggacaagcgcctgtttttatgcgttgtcgttagcaacaacgacggtaacagcatcgtgtgtccgcttgtttatgttccacataaacctttcacaataaagctcaagatcctgttgagacttttcaaaataaactgaatgacGTGAAACagtatgcagagtgtttacggatgagaagcaaaaagagccgccaggtgctaaaaaataaaccttagactcaaacgttttatatcgtcatccgatatatatcgttatatcgaacagcccaaGTGTTCATCATTGATTAGGGCTGTTTATTATCTGCTGCTAATCTGTTTTAAAGCATTGACTAAAACATGAAAGTGTCTCTGTGTTGTTTGTGTCAGTAACTGTGGAGCAACATGTGGGCAACATCATCCTGTTCAGCAAAGTGGCCAATGTGATCCTGTTCTTCAGACTGGACATCAGGATGGGGCTGCTCTACCTGACGCTCTGCATAGGTCTGTCAGCTCATTGTTTAGACAGTAGCACCTCACAGAAACTGTCTGGTCCCACAGGATCACTGAGACTGTTGGTGGGGAGAACTCCACGTTAACAGGAAGAACAGGGCCAAACAAACTACAGGAGAGAGAAGGCTAAAGACCATTTGTTCATCCCGCAAAGGAGTTTGTTACCGCAGTaggataaaaaaaacagtacaAGTGCCACGGGCCTTAGAGAGTGCAAACATGTATATATGCAACAGTAAGCAAGCAATttctttatatagcactttcagAACAACTCCCCAGCTGAACACTAAGTGCTGTACACCTGACATGCCAGAAATGATATTTTCAGtaagttaaaaaatatatatataaaaggataaaaatataaaaataagatgataattaaaatgatatttaaatgaataaaattagcACAAATagcaaaaagtaaaataatataaaatgagaattagaattacatttaaaacaataaaatcatttttactCCTTGTCATGAGCCAAGGAGTAAAAATGGGTTTTAAGACAcgttttaaaagtggacagtgaaggggcctctctaatgtgctgcagagaatgccccgccccctctgagcttcctcttGGACCTgggtacctccaggagcagcttgtcagctgacctgagaaaCCTGGGGGGGAGTAAGgatgcagaagctcagagaggtaaggtGGGGCAAGACCGTTTAACCATTTGAAAacagagttttaaaatgaactctaaGATATACAGGCAGCCAATGGAGTGAGGCGAGGATGGGAGTCATGTGCTCTCTTTTACCAGTTCAGCTGCAGATGAGAGAGAAGACGCCGACTAACTCCACAATACAGCACATTACAGTAATGCAAACGAGATGAAGTAAAAGCACGCATTACTGTTTCAAAATGCGGCCTGGATAAAATAGTCTTACCTTTGCCAAAcaccttaaatgataaaaactggacttgacAGGTTTAAAGTACTCTGCCAGGGGTCAATAGTGGAGGGTTCACAAGGTCCACTGGGATCAAACACAATCACCTCTCTTTTGCTTGAATTACATCTTAGAAAGTTTAGGAACATCCAAGATTTGATAAAGTGGTTTAATAGAGAAGGCATCGTTCTGCTTCAGAGGCAGATAAATCTGACAGTCGTCAGCATAGCAGTGGAAGGATAATCCGTGCCTTCTGAGGATGGTTCCCAGGGGCTgtaaatataatgaaaaaagcagaggccctaaaattgagccctgtgggaccCCAAGCTGAAGAGCGGCAGAGAAGGACTCAACCTTAAAAAGTTAACACTAAAAGTTCTGTCACAAAGATAGATGTCATTTCAAGGCAGTACCACGAATGCCTGCAAGATGGTGAAGCGAGACAGCAAAATGTTGTGGTCTACAGTGTCAAAGGCAGCTGTTAGGTCAAGGAGGACAAGAACAACATGATTACCAGAGGATATCAGTAAAAACCTTTAAGAGTGCTGACTCCGTGCTATGAAagtttttaaaacctgactggaagacTAAGAAACCGTTCTCATTTAAAAATCCATCAGTTGGCAGTGTACAATTTTCTCTAAGATTTTAGACATAAAAGACAACTTGGAGAGAGGCCTGAAGTTAGCCAACACAGTGTGGTCCAGGGCAGCTTTCTTAAGCAGGGGTTGTACTGATGCATGCTTGAAATGAGCAGGGACTACACCACATCTGCTGTATATAACAGTGAGAACAGCCTGGCCTATGCTAGGAAACATCTCCTGAAAAAGCTGTGGTGGGACAGGATCATTTGGAGAACCGGAGGGCCTCAGGTGGCCGACCACATCCTCCAAAGAAGAAAGAGTCACAGGCTCAAACTGGTTAAAACAGCAGAGCAAGGGATCGAGACAGAGGGGTCGGAGTTTGAACGTCATCTACTTGTCCAGTTGTCCATTCTAAGATTGTGATGAATTAACGGATCAAAGGCCTTTAGAGTTGTCATGAGTTGATGTTTAGTGTGCTACGATCAGTCATAGAAATCTGAAACGAGAAGCTGGAAGTGAGTTACACTGAAAACTGGAGATATAAGAAAATAAGGTGTGTTTCATTGGATGCTTAGTGGGCTGACGTTCCCTCAGACAAGGGAAATAATATGTTAACATACAAAGACACAGTAAGTTCACTAATATGTGAGATCCTGCTGAGAGCAGTTCACTGGAGTCAGCTGAAAAAGCAGCAGACTGAGTGTGAGATGCTGTGATcttctgtgtgtttcagtgtttttgatGACCTGTAAGCCTCCTCTGTACATGGGACCCGAGTACATCAAATACTTCAGTGACAAAACTATTGATGTGAGTACAAGTGGAAGAGTTGGTGGTAGAGGTTTGGTTGTTGGTGAAACACACTTACGTCCAGTTGTTTTAAAGTGTGTGTTTACCGTGTGTGCGCAGGATGAACTGGCGAGAGACGGCCGTGTGACGTGGATCGTCGAGTTTTTTGCCAACTGGTCTCCAGAGTGCCAGTCCTTCGCTTCTGTGTACGCTGATCTCTCTCTCAAGTAAGGCTGAGACCGTCCTCTGGTGAAATCGTGGCGTGTCTTCATCTGCGTTCAGGAGTAACTTCAGTGCCTTCTGTTCTGTGGAATAGGTATAACTGTGCTGGCCTAAAGTTTGGCAAAGTGGACATTGGACGCTATGGAGAGGTTTCCAAAAAGTAAGACCCTTTTAAATCAGTTTTCTCGGTGACGTTTGGCTCCCCACATACATATGAGCACTCCCTGTTCTGCAGGTACAAGGTGTCAGCATCTCCACTCTCCAAGCAGCTTCCATCATTGGTGCTGTTCCAAGGAGGGAAGGAAGTTATGCGGCGCCCTCAGGTGGACaagaagggcagggctgtgtcaTGGAGCTTCACTGAGGTgagactgctgctgctggtgtgctAAAGGTGAACACCTGTAATATCAAAGATGTTCTTTTTCTCAGTAACACCTGGACTTGGTCGCATGGCACTGTGGCCTCCTGTTTGTCCGTTAAAACGTGGTCAGTGGAGCGAACGACATAatctaaaaaagagaaaacaagttCGCAGTGCGTCGTCTGACCCTGGGGTCACCGTTTGTTCCATCAGTGTGCGATTGTTACACAGAATCCTATTTACATTTACTCCAATTATAGAAAATAAGGAAATATCTGAAATGCTGAAGGTAAGCGGTGTTAATCAGAACATTTATGTTTTACAAATATTTACATCTGTGCATGAGAAAGTAACTTTGTATCTTCTTCTTTGCAGGGTTGACATGGGATAAGAAacatgtttctttaaaaacttCAGACTGAAATTAAAAATTGAGTTGTTGTAATTATCTTCAATAAGTGACAGAAGCCCAATATTAACACAGTCCTCTGTGAGTAAGCACCTGGCCacagtggagaggaaaaactcccctttaacaggaagatcCCTTCATTCTAACCAGGGTCAGGCTTGACTGGTTGGGCTGAGGGGAAAGGCAGAGCTTAGGCAGAGCTGTGAGCTCCAGAAACTTGCACACCAGTTATAGTGTCAGCTGTTCCCCTCCTGATCCATATACTTGACACTTAGAGTCTTTATATTTAAGACTTTGCATGCTTGTTTCCATCAGGAGAACATCATCCGAGAGTTCAACCTGAACGAACTCTACCAGAAGTCCAAGAAGCTCAGCAAGACCAGAGGAGACAAGGTCAGCCAATCCCAGTTCCCCCCAGTGCCCGAGGAGGAGGAGCCAGAGCAGCAGGGAGTTGAAGCCCAGGGGGTGGAGTCTGAATCCAAGAAGGACAAATAGGACCATTTGTATTACTCACACTGGACTTGTTAATGGAATCTGTGGGTCCACTGTGGGTCAGCTAGCTCCTCCTCCACCTTTGTCTTCATGCTCCTCTTCAGAGTGTTCTGTTTACTTGTGAATCAGGCCCCGCCCCTTTCCCTGAATGTCCCTAATATGTAATTTAGCAGAGTATCAAAGCAAACTGCAGTAAACCATCCCAGTTGTGTGAAGAGGACCTGAGGTCACTCTTTGGTGGAGGAGTTTGGCTGGTGGGGGCTAATGATGGAGACGTCCAACACAGGAGCAGAACATGTTTTATGCTACTAATGACttattttaatctttaataatttaaatgCAGTTAGTTAGTTACTGATGTGGACCATTTAGCAGCTTCGTCACACACATTCCATCAGCTTCTGTCGTGTTTTCTTCTTTGAGTGTTTTTACCTGCTGACCGTGACTGTGTGCAGCTCCCAGtcagctgtttctttctttggaCACACCTTACAGGCCCTGACTGGCAGCACTTAGTAGTCAGGTTGATTTAAAGTAGCGGTGATTCAGTGATCCTACGCTTCCCCCCAGTTTCTCACCTGGTCTCCAGTCTGCTGTGTATGACCCGTGTTCTGCAGTTGCCTTTAACAGATGGTGTAAAACACGTTCAGGTGTAACTCCCTACCTGACGAGCCCacctttgtttttagtttgacttCATAAAACTCTAAATGCAAAGGACTTTTTTCTTAAACTTGACTACATGCATGTGCAAGTTTACATTTTAATCTAATAGACTAAATAATACATCAAATAATTGCTGGCTTGGGATCAGTGAAGCAGTTCCAGGCTTCTCGGCTGTGCTTGGTTCCTGCTCGTGCAGAAACCTGAAAATGAGGCATTGAATCTGTGTGAACTGCAGTAACCCCCTAAGAACCATGCAGCAGTGTGGCAGCACTGTTTGCTGCTCCAACGCCAGGACACGGGGCGGTGCACACGAACACAGCTCACTGCAGATGCTGACCtgagcagtgagctgctgtagACTATAAGTAGCTGATGATTCAACCACTGCAAAGAAAGTAGCAGTGAGTCAGGCCGAAGTTTGGGGTTCGTTCAACAGgagtttcatttctttcttccttcttcaTTGTGGTATTTGTGTGTAGTTGCCATTGAATGTAGGTTTCTAAaccctgctgtgttttatccacCCATCATTTTGCTTTCAAACAGAGAAGGCTTCGGTTTCTGCCTTAACGTGTAATTGATGACTTAAACATTCTGATAAATGATAAAGAGCCATGtgatacattttcttttctaaaaaaaaagtatatctAATAACAACAATCCAATAATTGGGATGCTCCATGGAGGGGGAGTCACTGTTTGGTCAGTCTCATCCATGAGGAAACTGGATTATATCCATCTTGTCCACAAACTTCATATCTACAGGTCCCAGCCGGGGTGTTGAGCCCCGGGTTGAGAAACTGCACACAGTGACTAACAGAGTGTGTATGATGGAAACACAGCTGGTGGATCCAGGAGCCTCTGCACTCCTCACCCAGATGATGGCAGATGTGTCCTGCACATTGATTGGCTGACCCCTGGACTCCATGGAGATAAAACGAGCGTGTTTCCACAGCCTGAGGATCATCTGGGTCACTGGCATCGCTGCATTCATGTCTTTGTTACAAACCTTTTGAATATTGATGATCAGAACTGTTATTTGTTACATAGTGAACCAATTTTCTGAcacgtttttccttttttacatTCAGTAAGCACACTGTAGTTTTACAGATGTTTGTTCCTGATTTAACCTGTTGTTACAAAACCGGTTTGGTTTATTATTCATGTTGACCATGTCTAACCTCTGTGGCATGTTACATTTCATTCAGAAAAGTCTGGCCTGTTTGCTGTTCATGCAGTAAAGACAACATGAAGCGCTGTGATGCTGTCGTCCTCCTTCCTTTTAGCTCAGACTTTGGTCACCACCCTCACAGTGACATGTGACGACTCTGTGCCAGGGTCTTTGTGTAGCCCAATTATCTGCAGATGTTTCATCTGTGGTGAAATGACTATAGCCAGCTAAGCTTGTAGAAGATGAATGAGCTAAACCAATTAACTATGTCCATTAGAAAGACTCATATTGAACTTTTTCAGCTAGTTTGGGCCGAGTTGCCGTCTTTTTGATTTTATAAGTTCCCTGGATTTAAAAAATCTGTTCACAAACCGCGCTTGTTGCAGGTATACATACATATTCTCTTGCAAAGATATAAAGGTTTGGATATACAATGTGTCATTCCTAACGATTAGCTAGTGGATCATGTTTTAGTGGGGTGACctctacagcagcggtccccgggcctcggaccggcaccggtccgtgagtcgtttggtaccgggccgcgagagttgaggctcaggtgtgaaatgtctggttttcagggtttttatcggttttcagtgttattttgttatcgtttttatcgttaactcggttttcctgggtcttttacgTGTGTTGTGAGTAAATCTTTTTgtcggtactggttttattttgttgtatttatccgcgacaccttgaAGGCCGGTCCGTggaaatattgtcgggcataaaccggtccgtggcgcaaaaaagtttggggaccgctgctctacagTGTGGGCGACGTCAGGCGAGGGCAATTTCTAATGGGGCAAAATGAGAAAGGACAGTTTTGGAGGGCTGCACAATAAGCTGAAGTTAATTCTGCTGAAATTCTGGTTAGAGTAGATTTTAGAATTGATCA
Coding sequences within:
- the tmx2b gene encoding thioredoxin-related transmembrane protein 2-B, with the protein product MALLTPLFAFLYHLPQVYKWLLKPYYVASLFMSVAFLAVRKTPGICDRLATQREDGNSCDFDWREVEILMFLSAIVMMKNRRAITVEQHVGNIILFSKVANVILFFRLDIRMGLLYLTLCIVFLMTCKPPLYMGPEYIKYFSDKTIDDELARDGRVTWIVEFFANWSPECQSFASVYADLSLKYNCAGLKFGKVDIGRYGEVSKKYKVSASPLSKQLPSLVLFQGGKEVMRRPQVDKKGRAVSWSFTEENIIREFNLNELYQKSKKLSKTRGDKVSQSQFPPVPEEEEPEQQGVEAQGVESESKKDK